The Alosa sapidissima isolate fAloSap1 chromosome 6, fAloSap1.pri, whole genome shotgun sequence genome window below encodes:
- the LOC121711559 gene encoding 24-hydroxycholesterol 7-alpha-hydroxylase isoform X3: MSKDVDFEQAVQEPCYNTASISKESFFKFHPACNALIKGRLTPGNSAMLANHLCEEFNEHLELLGDSGTKCLSDLVRSVMYPAVMSNLLGKCNSPQQNNSMKEFKDKFAVYDEGFEYGSQLPDLFLREWANAKNWLLSLMRNMVVRAEEGEDTDTGRKTLLQHLVTTITDKFLPNFGLLMLWASLANAIPITFWAVAFMMSKPSTYKKAMEQINATLKNQDTKNTSVTLEDLQEMPYVKWCILEAIRLRAPGVITRRVVRPLKLQNYTIPSGDLLMVSPYWAHRNPEYFPDPEEFKPERWEKADLVKNVFLEGFVAFGGGKYQCPGRWYAIMELHMFVAMILYKFDFTLLDPLPSPSPLHLVGTQQPEGPCTVEYRRR; this comes from the exons ATGTCCAAAGACGTGGACTTTGAGCAGGCAGTGCAGGAGCCTTGCTACAACACAG cATCCATCAGCAAAGAGAGTTTCTTCAAGTTCCACCCAGCATGCAACGCTCTGATCAAGGGCAGGCTGACCCCGGGGAACTCCGCCATGTTGGCCAACCACCTGTGTGAGGAGTTCAACGAGCACCTGGAACTGCTTGGGGACAGTGGGACCAAATGTCTCAGTGACCTGGTCAG GAGTGTCATGTACCCAGCAGTTATGAGCAACCTGCTGGGGAAGTGTAATTCACCGCAGCAGAACAACTCCATGAAGGAATTCAAGGACAAGTTCGCCGTCTACGACGAAGGCTTTGAATACGGCTCTCAGCTCCCTGACTTGTTTTTGCG GGAATGGGCAAATGCCAAGAACTGGTTATTATCACTGATGAGGAACATGGTGGTCAGAGCAGAGGAGGGTGAAGACACTGACACAGGCAGAAAG ACTTTGCTGCAGCATCTAGTTACAACGATAACGGACAAGTTCCTTCCCAACTTCGGCCTTCTCATGTTGTGGGCATCCCTGGCTAATGCAATACCT ATAACATTTTGggctgttgccttcatgatgtCCAAACCCTCGACCTACAAGAAAGCCATGGAGCAGATAAATGCAACACTAAAAAATCAAG ACACTAAGAACACCAGTGTGACGCTGGAGGACCTGCAGGAGATGCCGTATGTGAAGTGGTGCATCCTGGAGGCCATCCGGCTCCGGGCCCCTGGTGTCATCACCCGCAGGGTGGTGCGGCCGCTCAAACTGCAG AACTACACTATTCCTTCAGGAGACTTGCTGATGGTGTCTCCATACTGGGCACACCGAAACCCAGAGTACTTCCCTGACCCAGAGGAGTTTAAGCCA GAACGATGGGAGAAGGCAGATTTAGTAAAGAATGTATTCCTGGAAGGGTTCGTGGCATTTGGAGGAGGCAAATACCAGTGCCCAGGAAG gtGGTATGCAATAATGGAACTGCACATGTTCGTGGCCATGATTCTCTACAAATTTGACTTCACTCTTTTGGATCCTTTGCCCAGTCCG AGTCCACTTCACCTGGTGGGCACACAGCAACCTGAGGGACCATGCACAGTGGAGTACAGGCGCCGGTAG
- the LOC121711559 gene encoding 24-hydroxycholesterol 7-alpha-hydroxylase isoform X2, whose translation MDWITLILSLIVIVISAHLLFFEHYTNAPPCIKGWIPWFGAALEFGKAPLEFIAEARAKHGPVFTVCAAGKRLTFVTLHEDFRTFFMSKDVDFEQAVQEPCYNTASISKESFFKFHPACNALIKGRLTPGNSAMLANHLCEEFNEHLELLGDSGTKCLSDLVRSVMYPAVMSNLLGKCNSPQQNNSMKEFKDKFAVYDEGFEYGSQLPDLFLREWANAKNWLLSLMRNMVVRAEEGEDTDTGRKTLLQHLVTTITDKFLPNFGLLMLWASLANAIPITFWAVAFMMSKPSTYKKAMEQINATLKNQDTKNTSVTLEDLQEMPYVKWCILEAIRLRAPGVITRRVVRPLKLQNYTIPSGDLLMVSPYWAHRNPEYFPDPEEFKPERWEKADLVKNVFLEGFVAFGGGKYQCPGSSLSVFPTCISPISAVHSI comes from the exons ATGGATTGgatcactctcattctctccttgATTGTAATTGTAATTTCAGCTCATCTCTTATTCTTTGAGCATTACACAAATGCTCCTCCATGCATAAAAGGATGGATACCATGGTTTGGTGCAGCTTTAGAATTTGGCAAAGCTCCTTTGGAATTCATAGCTGAAGCAAGAGCTAAG CATGGTCCAGTCTTCACTGTATGTGCTGCTGGCAAGCGCTTGACCTTTGTCACTCTCCATGAGGACTTTCGCACCTTCTTCATGTCCAAAGACGTGGACTTTGAGCAGGCAGTGCAGGAGCCTTGCTACAACACAG cATCCATCAGCAAAGAGAGTTTCTTCAAGTTCCACCCAGCATGCAACGCTCTGATCAAGGGCAGGCTGACCCCGGGGAACTCCGCCATGTTGGCCAACCACCTGTGTGAGGAGTTCAACGAGCACCTGGAACTGCTTGGGGACAGTGGGACCAAATGTCTCAGTGACCTGGTCAG GAGTGTCATGTACCCAGCAGTTATGAGCAACCTGCTGGGGAAGTGTAATTCACCGCAGCAGAACAACTCCATGAAGGAATTCAAGGACAAGTTCGCCGTCTACGACGAAGGCTTTGAATACGGCTCTCAGCTCCCTGACTTGTTTTTGCG GGAATGGGCAAATGCCAAGAACTGGTTATTATCACTGATGAGGAACATGGTGGTCAGAGCAGAGGAGGGTGAAGACACTGACACAGGCAGAAAG ACTTTGCTGCAGCATCTAGTTACAACGATAACGGACAAGTTCCTTCCCAACTTCGGCCTTCTCATGTTGTGGGCATCCCTGGCTAATGCAATACCT ATAACATTTTGggctgttgccttcatgatgtCCAAACCCTCGACCTACAAGAAAGCCATGGAGCAGATAAATGCAACACTAAAAAATCAAG ACACTAAGAACACCAGTGTGACGCTGGAGGACCTGCAGGAGATGCCGTATGTGAAGTGGTGCATCCTGGAGGCCATCCGGCTCCGGGCCCCTGGTGTCATCACCCGCAGGGTGGTGCGGCCGCTCAAACTGCAG AACTACACTATTCCTTCAGGAGACTTGCTGATGGTGTCTCCATACTGGGCACACCGAAACCCAGAGTACTTCCCTGACCCAGAGGAGTTTAAGCCA GAACGATGGGAGAAGGCAGATTTAGTAAAGAATGTATTCCTGGAAGGGTTCGTGGCATTTGGAGGAGGCAAATACCAGTGCCCAGGAAG tTCACTTTCAGTGTTTCCTACCTGCATTTCCCCCATTTCAGCTGTCCACTCCATCTAA
- the LOC121711559 gene encoding 24-hydroxycholesterol 7-alpha-hydroxylase isoform X1: MDWITLILSLIVIVISAHLLFFEHYTNAPPCIKGWIPWFGAALEFGKAPLEFIAEARAKHGPVFTVCAAGKRLTFVTLHEDFRTFFMSKDVDFEQAVQEPCYNTASISKESFFKFHPACNALIKGRLTPGNSAMLANHLCEEFNEHLELLGDSGTKCLSDLVRSVMYPAVMSNLLGKCNSPQQNNSMKEFKDKFAVYDEGFEYGSQLPDLFLREWANAKNWLLSLMRNMVVRAEEGEDTDTGRKTLLQHLVTTITDKFLPNFGLLMLWASLANAIPITFWAVAFMMSKPSTYKKAMEQINATLKNQDTKNTSVTLEDLQEMPYVKWCILEAIRLRAPGVITRRVVRPLKLQNYTIPSGDLLMVSPYWAHRNPEYFPDPEEFKPERWEKADLVKNVFLEGFVAFGGGKYQCPGRWYAIMELHMFVAMILYKFDFTLLDPLPSPSPLHLVGTQQPEGPCTVEYRRR; encoded by the exons ATGGATTGgatcactctcattctctccttgATTGTAATTGTAATTTCAGCTCATCTCTTATTCTTTGAGCATTACACAAATGCTCCTCCATGCATAAAAGGATGGATACCATGGTTTGGTGCAGCTTTAGAATTTGGCAAAGCTCCTTTGGAATTCATAGCTGAAGCAAGAGCTAAG CATGGTCCAGTCTTCACTGTATGTGCTGCTGGCAAGCGCTTGACCTTTGTCACTCTCCATGAGGACTTTCGCACCTTCTTCATGTCCAAAGACGTGGACTTTGAGCAGGCAGTGCAGGAGCCTTGCTACAACACAG cATCCATCAGCAAAGAGAGTTTCTTCAAGTTCCACCCAGCATGCAACGCTCTGATCAAGGGCAGGCTGACCCCGGGGAACTCCGCCATGTTGGCCAACCACCTGTGTGAGGAGTTCAACGAGCACCTGGAACTGCTTGGGGACAGTGGGACCAAATGTCTCAGTGACCTGGTCAG GAGTGTCATGTACCCAGCAGTTATGAGCAACCTGCTGGGGAAGTGTAATTCACCGCAGCAGAACAACTCCATGAAGGAATTCAAGGACAAGTTCGCCGTCTACGACGAAGGCTTTGAATACGGCTCTCAGCTCCCTGACTTGTTTTTGCG GGAATGGGCAAATGCCAAGAACTGGTTATTATCACTGATGAGGAACATGGTGGTCAGAGCAGAGGAGGGTGAAGACACTGACACAGGCAGAAAG ACTTTGCTGCAGCATCTAGTTACAACGATAACGGACAAGTTCCTTCCCAACTTCGGCCTTCTCATGTTGTGGGCATCCCTGGCTAATGCAATACCT ATAACATTTTGggctgttgccttcatgatgtCCAAACCCTCGACCTACAAGAAAGCCATGGAGCAGATAAATGCAACACTAAAAAATCAAG ACACTAAGAACACCAGTGTGACGCTGGAGGACCTGCAGGAGATGCCGTATGTGAAGTGGTGCATCCTGGAGGCCATCCGGCTCCGGGCCCCTGGTGTCATCACCCGCAGGGTGGTGCGGCCGCTCAAACTGCAG AACTACACTATTCCTTCAGGAGACTTGCTGATGGTGTCTCCATACTGGGCACACCGAAACCCAGAGTACTTCCCTGACCCAGAGGAGTTTAAGCCA GAACGATGGGAGAAGGCAGATTTAGTAAAGAATGTATTCCTGGAAGGGTTCGTGGCATTTGGAGGAGGCAAATACCAGTGCCCAGGAAG gtGGTATGCAATAATGGAACTGCACATGTTCGTGGCCATGATTCTCTACAAATTTGACTTCACTCTTTTGGATCCTTTGCCCAGTCCG AGTCCACTTCACCTGGTGGGCACACAGCAACCTGAGGGACCATGCACAGTGGAGTACAGGCGCCGGTAG